One part of the Hydrogenobacter sp. T-2 genome encodes these proteins:
- a CDS encoding Do family serine endopeptidase: protein MRRRKMVLFTALFMSLLLILGCKAQQVQKVDTPPQQQNKPVVSSQVLSQFEEELTAIVEAVSPSVVTIFATQEVSGIETPFPFPFQIPPQERRSLGSGVIIDYKNGKLYILTNSHVVQNARAIRVRFDRHTEKRARIVGTDPKTDVAVIEVDDKDIPNPESRIAKLGDSDKLKVGQLAIAIGNPYGLERTVTVGVISALRRTIGITQYESFIQTDAAINPGNSGGPLVNIRGEVIGINTAILAEGQGLGFAIPINLAKWVADQLIAKGKVTRGWLGVVIQDITPEMAESLGVKEGVIIAQIMPGSPADKVGLKVGDIVVEVDGQKVSEVRELQFKIMRTEPGKEINLKVVRDGKETSLKIRVGEMPEDRQVGEAEQGQADLGLVLRDLTQEEETRLGVKGVLVVRVAPNSLAMQSGIAPGDVILRVGNRPVSNVREFQQSIEALRQAGRESALLLIRRRGNNLFIVLRLR, encoded by the coding sequence ATGAGGAGGAGGAAAATGGTGCTTTTTACTGCTCTTTTTATGAGCCTTCTGCTTATCTTAGGCTGTAAGGCACAGCAGGTTCAGAAGGTAGACACACCACCTCAACAACAGAATAAACCCGTAGTTTCCTCTCAGGTGCTTTCTCAATTTGAAGAAGAGCTAACCGCTATAGTGGAGGCGGTATCACCTTCTGTGGTAACCATATTTGCCACTCAAGAAGTGTCTGGTATTGAAACGCCTTTTCCCTTCCCCTTTCAGATACCACCTCAGGAGAGAAGGTCTTTGGGTTCTGGTGTGATAATAGACTATAAGAATGGTAAGCTCTATATACTCACAAACAGCCACGTGGTTCAAAACGCAAGGGCTATAAGGGTCAGGTTTGACAGACATACGGAAAAGAGAGCAAGGATAGTAGGCACAGACCCCAAGACGGATGTGGCAGTGATAGAAGTGGATGACAAGGATATTCCAAACCCAGAGAGCAGGATAGCAAAGCTTGGTGACTCAGACAAACTAAAGGTTGGCCAGTTGGCTATAGCCATTGGAAACCCCTACGGGCTTGAAAGGACGGTAACGGTGGGTGTTATATCTGCCTTGAGAAGGACAATAGGCATAACCCAATACGAGAGCTTTATTCAAACGGACGCTGCCATAAACCCGGGAAACTCTGGAGGTCCTTTGGTAAACATAAGGGGTGAAGTTATAGGTATAAACACCGCCATATTAGCTGAAGGTCAAGGGCTTGGCTTCGCCATACCTATAAACTTAGCCAAATGGGTCGCAGACCAGCTAATAGCTAAGGGTAAAGTTACGAGGGGTTGGCTTGGCGTAGTTATACAGGATATAACTCCCGAGATGGCAGAAAGCCTTGGAGTAAAAGAAGGTGTGATAATAGCCCAGATAATGCCCGGAAGTCCTGCAGACAAGGTAGGTCTTAAGGTAGGTGATATAGTGGTTGAAGTTGATGGTCAGAAGGTAAGCGAAGTGAGAGAGCTTCAGTTCAAGATAATGAGGACGGAGCCGGGCAAAGAGATAAACCTGAAAGTGGTAAGAGATGGTAAGGAGACAAGCCTTAAGATAAGGGTAGGGGAAATGCCAGAGGATAGACAAGTAGGAGAGGCTGAGCAGGGTCAGGCGGACTTGGGTCTTGTGCTGAGAGACCTGACGCAGGAAGAAGAGACAAGGCTCGGAGTTAAAGGAGTTCTTGTGGTAAGGGTTGCCCCCAACAGTCTTGCCATGCAGAGCGGTATAGCCCCAGGAGATGTTATACTTAGAGTTGGCAACAGACCTGTATCTAATGTGAGAGAATTCCAACAGAGCATAGAAGCCCTCAGACAGGCAGGCAGAGAGAGTGCACTATTACTTATAAGAAGAAGAGGCAACAATCTCTTTATTGTTCTGAGGTTAAGATGA
- the alaS gene encoding alanine--tRNA ligase — protein sequence MLMTGHEIRELFLSFFEKKGHTRVKSASLIPEKDPTLLFVNAGMVPFKDVFLGIEKRPYTRAVSCQKCLRVSGKHNDLESVGFTSRHHTFFEMLGNFSFGDYFKKEVIEYAWEFVTEYLKLPKESIYVSVFREDEEAFLIWRDHIGLSEDRIWKMGEEDNFWQMGDTGPCGPSSEIYVDRGPEYEPERYLEIWNLVFMQYNRDERGNLTPLPKPNIDTGMGLERVASVLQGTKTNFEIDLIRPLIAFGEELSGRVYGENFETDSALRVIADHLRALTFAISDGVLPSNAGRGYVIRRILRRAMRYGYKLGIEEPFLYKGIDLVVDIMKEPYPELLQLKSFVKSVVKAEEERFINTLKRGMPYAEEILQKAEEGLIPGNLVFSLYDTYGFPVDLFEDMAREKGLKVDMEGFQREMEEQREKARKHFKIEVKATKPVYQHLKELGKTSTFLGYEETSLHTEVIALLKDGELVSELREGERGEVFLRETPFYAERGGQIGDRGIIQTSEGLFFVEDTQSPVEGVIAHIGYVSKGSIRLGDRAFARIEEERREDIKRNHTATHLLHSALREVLGEHVRQAGSLVADQYLRFDFTHFQPLTEEEIKKVEELVNLQIMKNQPVLVEEMDYQSAIRSGAIAIFEEKYGERVRVLSVGDFSKELCGGTHVKRTGDIGYFMIVSESSVGAGVRRIIAKTGRWAVEHAFEERRRLLEIARSLGVSSEDVPRAVQRLTEELREKEREISKLKEKLLAGDNLSEVKKEKVGEIDLYFGVLEEVEPKDMLVLTDRIRNNTDRAVVFLLSKRGEKASCLIALSKELTDKLSARELMKVVSKYLGGGGGGRDDLVQGSVKSLDQLQTAVENLKSVIIDSFTEVKG from the coding sequence ATGCTTATGACAGGGCATGAAATCCGTGAGCTTTTCTTGAGCTTTTTTGAAAAAAAAGGGCATACAAGGGTAAAGTCCGCAAGCCTTATTCCAGAAAAGGACCCAACTCTTCTATTTGTAAACGCTGGTATGGTGCCTTTTAAGGATGTTTTTCTTGGCATAGAAAAAAGACCATACACGAGGGCGGTCTCTTGTCAAAAATGTCTTAGGGTCTCTGGAAAGCACAACGACCTTGAAAGCGTAGGTTTTACCTCAAGACATCATACCTTTTTTGAAATGCTTGGAAACTTCTCCTTTGGAGACTACTTTAAAAAGGAAGTCATAGAATACGCTTGGGAGTTCGTTACCGAATATCTGAAGCTACCAAAGGAGAGTATATACGTAAGCGTTTTCAGAGAGGATGAGGAAGCCTTTCTCATATGGAGAGACCACATAGGGCTTTCGGAAGACCGCATATGGAAAATGGGAGAGGAGGACAACTTTTGGCAGATGGGTGATACGGGTCCCTGCGGTCCCTCTTCTGAGATATATGTGGATAGGGGTCCAGAATACGAACCGGAGAGATACCTTGAAATATGGAACTTGGTCTTTATGCAATACAACAGGGATGAAAGGGGAAACCTGACTCCTTTGCCAAAGCCTAACATAGACACGGGTATGGGCCTTGAAAGAGTTGCCAGCGTGCTACAGGGGACAAAGACCAACTTTGAAATAGACCTTATAAGACCTCTTATAGCCTTTGGTGAAGAGCTTTCTGGAAGGGTTTATGGGGAAAACTTTGAAACAGATAGTGCCTTAAGGGTAATAGCGGACCATCTTAGGGCTTTGACCTTTGCCATAAGTGATGGTGTTCTTCCTTCCAATGCAGGCAGGGGATATGTGATAAGAAGAATTCTAAGACGTGCCATGAGATATGGCTACAAGCTGGGAATAGAAGAGCCTTTTCTCTATAAGGGTATTGACCTTGTGGTGGACATAATGAAAGAGCCTTATCCTGAACTTCTTCAGTTAAAGTCCTTTGTAAAGTCTGTAGTCAAGGCAGAGGAGGAGAGGTTTATAAACACTCTCAAAAGAGGTATGCCTTACGCAGAAGAGATTCTTCAAAAAGCGGAAGAGGGTCTTATACCAGGAAATCTTGTGTTTAGTCTTTACGATACCTATGGCTTTCCTGTTGACCTCTTTGAAGACATGGCAAGGGAGAAGGGTCTAAAGGTTGATATGGAAGGCTTCCAGAGGGAAATGGAGGAGCAAAGGGAAAAGGCAAGAAAACACTTTAAGATAGAGGTAAAGGCTACAAAGCCTGTTTATCAACACTTAAAGGAGCTTGGAAAAACCTCTACCTTTCTGGGCTACGAAGAGACAAGCCTGCACACAGAGGTTATAGCACTGTTAAAGGATGGTGAGCTTGTTTCTGAATTAAGGGAAGGAGAGAGGGGCGAGGTGTTTCTAAGGGAAACTCCCTTTTACGCAGAAAGGGGTGGTCAAATAGGAGACAGGGGTATTATACAAACCTCGGAGGGTCTCTTTTTTGTGGAGGATACCCAGTCGCCAGTGGAGGGTGTGATAGCACATATAGGTTATGTGTCAAAGGGGTCAATAAGGCTTGGAGACAGAGCCTTTGCACGCATAGAGGAGGAAAGGAGAGAGGACATAAAAAGAAACCATACCGCAACGCATCTTTTACACTCTGCTTTGAGAGAGGTGCTTGGCGAACACGTGCGTCAGGCAGGGTCTTTGGTGGCGGACCAGTATCTGCGTTTTGACTTTACACACTTTCAGCCTCTCACGGAGGAGGAAATAAAGAAGGTGGAGGAGCTTGTAAACCTGCAGATAATGAAAAACCAGCCCGTATTGGTGGAAGAGATGGACTACCAGTCCGCCATAAGAAGCGGTGCCATAGCCATCTTTGAGGAAAAGTATGGAGAGAGGGTAAGAGTCCTTAGCGTGGGGGACTTTTCAAAGGAGCTTTGCGGTGGAACTCATGTGAAAAGAACGGGGGACATAGGATATTTCATGATAGTCTCTGAATCCTCGGTGGGTGCGGGTGTAAGACGCATTATTGCAAAAACGGGAAGGTGGGCGGTAGAGCATGCCTTTGAGGAGAGGAGAAGGCTTCTTGAAATTGCCAGGTCTCTTGGGGTTTCCTCAGAGGATGTTCCAAGGGCTGTGCAAAGACTTACGGAAGAGCTAAGGGAAAAGGAAAGGGAAATAAGCAAACTAAAGGAAAAGCTACTTGCTGGGGATAACCTCTCAGAGGTAAAGAAGGAAAAGGTGGGAGAGATAGATTTGTATTTTGGCGTGCTTGAGGAGGTTGAGCCAAAGGATATGCTTGTCCTTACAGACAGGATAAGAAACAACACAGACAGAGCGGTGGTCTTTCTCCTTAGCAAAAGGGGAGAAAAAGCGTCATGCCTGATAGCCCTTTCTAAGGAGCTTACAGATAAGCTTTCCGCAAGGGAGCTTATGAAGGTGGTTTCTAAGTATCTTGGTGGTGGTGGTGGTGGAAGGGATGACTTGGTGCAGGGTAGTGTGAAAAGCCTTGACCAGTTGCAGACTGCGGTGGAGAACCTAAAATCTGTTATAATAGATAGTTTCACGGAGGTGAAAGGATGA
- the rpmE gene encoding 50S ribosomal protein L31 yields MKKGLHPELKPTHFVCGCGNSFTLLSTKGGTVYLETCNACHPFYTGKLRVKPAFLELKGKG; encoded by the coding sequence ATGAAGAAGGGTTTACATCCAGAGCTTAAACCTACTCATTTTGTCTGTGGTTGTGGCAATAGCTTTACACTGCTTTCCACAAAAGGCGGGACTGTTTACCTTGAGACTTGTAATGCCTGCCATCCCTTTTATACAGGTAAGCTAAGGGTAAAGCCAGCCTTTTTGGAGCTAAAGGGCAAAGGATAA
- the prfA gene encoding peptide chain release factor 1 codes for MLSPELEERLKSIEQKYLELQYQLSSPEVVSDREKLTKLGKELKDIEEVYKAYKEYRKLLSDLEQAKELLKNEELKDLAKEEIERLTQELEKTEKHIRVLLLPKDPRDSKNVILEIRAGVGGEEAALFVADLLNMYQKYAEEKGWRFSLLSTNRTGLGGYKEVSVLIEGEGVYSRLKFESGVHRVQRVPITEAGGRIHTSTATVAVLPETDETEIQIDPKDLKIETFRASGAGGQYVNTTETAVRITHLPTGITVSCQDERSQFQNRQKALKILYARLKDFYERQKEEEISKERRQQVGTGERSEKIRTYNFPQNRITDHRINLTLYRLGDVLEGKLDELIEALVEHYIEEKLKALA; via the coding sequence ATGCTAAGCCCTGAGCTTGAGGAAAGGTTAAAATCCATAGAGCAAAAGTATTTGGAGCTACAGTATCAGCTTAGCAGTCCAGAGGTAGTCTCAGACAGGGAAAAGCTCACGAAACTTGGAAAAGAGCTAAAGGATATAGAAGAAGTTTATAAGGCATACAAAGAGTATAGAAAACTGCTCTCTGACCTTGAGCAGGCAAAAGAGCTTTTGAAAAACGAAGAGCTAAAAGACCTCGCAAAAGAAGAGATAGAAAGACTTACGCAGGAGTTAGAGAAGACAGAAAAACACATAAGAGTCCTCTTGCTTCCTAAGGACCCAAGGGACAGCAAAAACGTTATATTGGAGATAAGGGCGGGCGTAGGTGGTGAAGAGGCAGCGCTCTTCGTGGCAGACCTTCTTAACATGTATCAAAAGTATGCGGAGGAAAAGGGTTGGAGGTTTAGCCTTCTTTCTACCAATAGGACGGGTCTTGGAGGCTACAAGGAAGTGTCTGTCCTTATTGAGGGTGAGGGTGTATATTCAAGGCTTAAGTTTGAGAGCGGAGTCCACAGAGTCCAGAGAGTGCCAATAACCGAAGCGGGAGGAAGGATACACACTTCCACTGCAACGGTGGCAGTCCTCCCAGAGACGGACGAGACGGAGATTCAAATAGACCCAAAGGACCTAAAAATAGAAACCTTTAGGGCGAGTGGTGCAGGCGGTCAGTATGTAAACACCACAGAAACCGCAGTAAGAATAACCCATCTTCCTACCGGCATAACCGTATCCTGTCAAGACGAGAGGTCTCAGTTTCAAAACAGGCAAAAAGCTCTCAAAATTCTCTATGCAAGGCTAAAGGACTTCTACGAGAGGCAAAAGGAAGAGGAAATTTCAAAAGAAAGAAGACAGCAAGTAGGCACAGGAGAAAGAAGTGAAAAGATAAGAACCTACAACTTTCCACAAAATAGAATTACAGACCACAGAATAAACCTAACCCTATACAGACTTGGAGATGTGCTTGAGGGCAAGCTGGACGAACTCATAGAGGCTTTGGTGGAGCATTATATAGAAGAAAAACTCAAAGCCCTTGCATAA
- the truB gene encoding tRNA pseudouridine(55) synthase TruB translates to MVSGLLLVDKPKGPTSAEVLEGIKRRFKVKVGHAGTLDPIATGLLIVLVGEGTKFSQFFTGLDKAYRTMAKLGEITDTYDAEGDIIQSRPVEVSCQDIEAVLKTFTGKLLQKPPPFSAKRIGGKRAYELARKGLKVDIKPVEIHVYKAELLECKLPFVELLFEVSSGTYIRSLIHDLGLKLSCGAHVVELRRLRIGGFNVEMAISYNRLLSLEDPSGLLIPVGEALSFMPKITLEGGLSRRIKHGSAIRLKENLEKTFVRLYEGDTFIGVGLIEGNTLRPYRLMQGL, encoded by the coding sequence ATGGTCTCGGGTCTTCTCCTCGTAGATAAGCCGAAGGGTCCCACATCTGCTGAGGTTCTTGAAGGCATAAAAAGACGCTTTAAGGTGAAGGTAGGGCATGCTGGCACTCTTGACCCTATAGCTACTGGGCTGTTGATAGTTCTTGTTGGCGAAGGGACCAAGTTCTCTCAGTTCTTTACTGGGCTTGATAAAGCCTACAGGACAATGGCAAAGCTGGGTGAGATAACAGATACCTATGACGCAGAGGGTGATATTATTCAGTCAAGACCAGTGGAAGTTTCCTGCCAAGATATAGAGGCTGTGTTAAAGACTTTTACAGGAAAACTCCTTCAAAAACCTCCACCCTTTTCAGCAAAGAGGATAGGTGGCAAAAGGGCTTACGAGCTTGCAAGAAAGGGTTTAAAGGTTGATATAAAGCCTGTAGAGATTCATGTGTATAAGGCTGAGCTCTTAGAATGCAAACTACCCTTCGTGGAGCTCCTCTTTGAGGTCTCCTCTGGTACCTACATAAGAAGCCTTATTCATGACCTTGGACTGAAGCTGTCTTGCGGTGCACACGTGGTGGAGTTAAGAAGGTTAAGGATAGGTGGTTTCAATGTGGAAATGGCTATATCCTACAACAGACTTTTATCCTTGGAGGACCCTTCTGGACTTTTAATCCCAGTGGGAGAGGCACTAAGTTTTATGCCAAAAATAACCCTTGAGGGTGGACTTTCAAGAAGAATAAAGCATGGCTCTGCCATAAGGCTAAAGGAAAACCTAGAGAAGACCTTTGTGAGACTCTACGAAGGCGATACCTTCATAGGAGTGGGTCTTATTGAAGGCAATACCCTCAGACCCTACAGGCTTATGCAAGGGCTTTGA
- the gap gene encoding type I glyceraldehyde-3-phosphate dehydrogenase has product MIRVGINGFGRIGRSFFRACYGHEDIQIVAVNDLTDTRTLAHLLKYDSVHGRFKGHVEAKDSSLVVDGKELKVFSVKDPGEIPWGDLGVDVVIESTGAFTSREKAELHLRDTVKRVIISAPAKNPDVTIVLGVNEHMYDPEKHRIISNASCTTNCLAPTLKVLHERFGVKKGYMVTVHAYTNDQRVLDLPHKDLRRARSAGVNIIPTTTGAAKAIGEVIPELKGKLDGTARRVPVADGSLIDLTVIVERPPTSIEEVNTSFKEASESYLKGILQYTEDPIVSQDIIGNPHSAIFDAGLTQVIEDIVHVAAWYDNEWGYSCRLRDLTLLVERR; this is encoded by the coding sequence ATGATAAGAGTAGGCATAAACGGTTTTGGTAGGATAGGAAGGTCCTTCTTTAGAGCCTGCTATGGGCACGAAGACATACAGATAGTAGCGGTAAATGACCTAACAGACACAAGAACGCTGGCACACCTTCTCAAGTATGACTCGGTGCATGGAAGGTTCAAAGGACACGTGGAAGCCAAGGACTCAAGCCTCGTGGTGGACGGAAAAGAACTCAAGGTCTTCTCGGTAAAAGACCCAGGGGAAATACCATGGGGAGACCTGGGGGTTGATGTGGTTATTGAGTCCACAGGAGCCTTCACAAGTAGAGAAAAGGCGGAGCTTCACCTAAGGGATACGGTAAAGAGAGTAATAATCTCCGCACCTGCCAAAAATCCAGACGTGACCATCGTCCTTGGTGTAAACGAGCATATGTATGACCCAGAAAAGCACAGGATAATATCCAACGCCTCTTGCACCACCAACTGTCTTGCACCCACTTTGAAGGTGCTTCATGAAAGGTTTGGAGTGAAAAAGGGCTATATGGTTACGGTGCATGCCTACACCAACGACCAGAGGGTTCTTGACCTGCCACACAAAGACCTAAGACGTGCTCGCTCCGCTGGAGTCAACATCATTCCAACCACCACAGGTGCTGCAAAAGCCATAGGTGAAGTTATACCAGAATTAAAGGGTAAACTTGATGGCACTGCAAGAAGAGTTCCAGTGGCGGATGGCTCTTTGATAGACCTCACAGTTATCGTAGAAAGACCACCCACATCCATAGAAGAGGTAAACACCTCCTTCAAGGAAGCATCAGAGAGCTATCTTAAGGGCATTTTGCAATACACAGAAGACCCGATAGTTTCTCAGGACATAATAGGTAACCCACACTCCGCCATCTTTGACGCAGGGCTAACGCAGGTTATAGAGGATATCGTCCACGTAGCTGCATGGTATGACAACGAATGGGGATACTCCTGCAGGCTCAGAGACCTTACCTTACTTGTGGAGAGGAGATAG
- a CDS encoding alpha/beta fold hydrolase, whose translation MKGIPSVDLPFHGKSQLRYENLQSLVRDMALRIPRDSILIGWSLGASLSLLMAYMFPEKFRGLVLIGGSACFGCLWDKKNLRGFLIRLEREGEKFLKEFRSLSYPKAFEDHIDLQGAKTLLKDYMELDIRHILPHIKQRVIILHGTQDPITPLSSALTLYNMLKGAKLITFLGGHFPEDESLIFEVLKSL comes from the coding sequence TTGAAGGGTATTCCTTCTGTAGACCTTCCCTTTCACGGCAAAAGCCAGCTTAGATATGAAAATCTTCAAAGTCTTGTAAGGGATATGGCTCTAAGGATTCCAAGGGATTCTATTCTCATAGGCTGGTCTCTTGGTGCAAGTCTTTCTCTGCTTATGGCTTATATGTTTCCAGAAAAGTTCAGAGGGCTTGTGCTTATAGGTGGTAGCGCGTGCTTTGGTTGTTTATGGGACAAGAAAAACCTTAGAGGATTTCTCATAAGGCTTGAAAGAGAAGGAGAGAAGTTTCTCAAAGAGTTCAGGAGTTTATCCTATCCAAAAGCCTTTGAAGACCACATTGACCTACAGGGAGCAAAGACACTTCTCAAAGACTACATGGAGCTTGACATAAGGCACATACTACCACACATAAAACAAAGGGTCATTATCCTACACGGCACGCAGGACCCTATAACTCCTCTTTCTTCTGCACTTACACTTTACAATATGTTAAAAGGAGCTAAATTAATAACCTTCTTAGGAGGACATTTCCCAGAAGATGAAAGTCTTATCTTTGAGGTTCTCAAGAGCCTGTGA
- a CDS encoding sigma-70 family RNA polymerase sigma factor, with protein MIPDTEQEIINQYLKKVSKIPLLTPEEEKEIARRAKEGDQQAFRRLVESNLRFVISIAKQYLGYGLPLSELIAAGNHGLIEAAKRFDPDRGVKFISYAVWWIRQAIMQALSQQTGAVRIPIKQSHLINRISSIYSRLYRELEKEPTSEEIAYEYTKEVLYKELEKELGREPTEEEIDKKIRKEGYKISPEEVDKCLQLCRVPLSLDAPVGENEDTFFVDFLSQHGTADVEERIISEVLEKEIDDLLDKLPEKERRVIELRFGLRGEEPRTLREIGDILQISRERVRQLETRALRKLRNMAMKRHLKDFLS; from the coding sequence ATGATACCAGATACTGAACAGGAAATAATAAACCAGTATCTTAAAAAGGTATCCAAGATACCCCTCCTCACTCCTGAGGAGGAGAAAGAAATCGCAAGGAGGGCAAAGGAAGGAGACCAGCAGGCTTTTAGAAGGCTTGTGGAGTCAAATCTTAGGTTCGTAATAAGTATAGCAAAGCAATATTTAGGCTATGGTCTCCCTCTTTCTGAGCTCATCGCTGCGGGCAACCACGGGCTTATAGAGGCAGCAAAAAGGTTTGACCCAGATAGAGGTGTGAAGTTCATATCTTATGCGGTTTGGTGGATAAGGCAGGCTATAATGCAAGCACTTTCTCAGCAGACGGGAGCTGTGAGGATTCCCATAAAACAGTCCCATCTTATAAACCGCATAAGCAGTATATACAGCAGGCTATATAGAGAGCTTGAAAAAGAGCCAACCTCTGAGGAGATAGCCTACGAATACACCAAAGAGGTGCTTTATAAAGAGTTGGAAAAGGAGCTTGGACGAGAACCTACGGAGGAGGAGATAGATAAAAAGATTAGAAAAGAAGGCTACAAGATAAGCCCAGAGGAGGTAGACAAATGCCTTCAACTTTGCAGAGTTCCCTTGTCTTTGGACGCTCCTGTTGGTGAGAACGAGGACACCTTCTTTGTGGACTTTCTCAGTCAGCATGGCACTGCTGATGTAGAAGAGAGAATAATAAGCGAGGTGTTAGAGAAGGAAATAGATGACCTTTTGGACAAACTTCCAGAGAAAGAGAGAAGGGTTATAGAGTTAAGGTTTGGTCTAAGGGGCGAAGAGCCAAGGACTCTAAGAGAAATAGGAGATATCTTGCAAATTTCCAGAGAAAGGGTGCGTCAGTTAGAGACAAGGGCACTCAGAAAGCTCAGAAACATGGCTATGAAAAGACACCTCAAAGATTTTCTAAGCTGA
- a CDS encoding methyltransferase domain-containing protein, translated as MKVLSLRFSRACDSYEEWALPQKYSAQRLKALEKIEGSALDIGCGTGILSEGLDNVVGIDIAFGMAKAYKEKFGNVVLGDAHYLPFKDKSFDYVISNFALHWTDLKRTIPEAIRVCKKCFLCAIPVDGSLPQFGFPFPKVEEVLSLLEGKVKLRHLFLEDVPIPFSGWDLIKFFHYTGSSFNPTAKGGIISRKRIESMIYEIDKAVFRVLFFSCEVGK; from the coding sequence ATGAAAGTCTTATCTTTGAGGTTCTCAAGAGCCTGTGATAGCTACGAGGAATGGGCACTCCCTCAGAAATACTCCGCACAAAGACTAAAAGCTCTTGAAAAGATAGAAGGTTCCGCTCTTGACATTGGCTGTGGGACTGGTATTCTCAGCGAAGGGCTTGATAATGTGGTTGGTATAGACATAGCCTTTGGCATGGCTAAGGCATACAAAGAGAAGTTTGGCAATGTAGTGCTCGGAGATGCCCATTACCTGCCTTTCAAGGACAAGAGCTTTGACTACGTAATAAGTAATTTTGCCCTTCATTGGACCGACTTAAAAAGGACCATACCCGAAGCTATCAGGGTTTGTAAAAAGTGCTTTTTATGTGCCATCCCCGTAGATGGAAGTCTGCCTCAGTTTGGCTTTCCCTTCCCAAAGGTAGAAGAGGTATTAAGCCTTCTTGAAGGTAAGGTTAAGTTAAGACACCTTTTCCTTGAAGATGTCCCTATACCCTTCAGCGGGTGGGATTTGATAAAGTTTTTCCATTATACGGGTTCTTCCTTTAACCCAACCGCCAAAGGTGGTATAATCTCAAGAAAGAGGATTGAAAGTATGATTTATGAAATTGACAAAGCAGTCTTTAGGGTTCTATTCTTTTCTTGTGAGGTTGGTAAATGA